In Sander lucioperca isolate FBNREF2018 chromosome 21, SLUC_FBN_1.2, whole genome shotgun sequence, the following proteins share a genomic window:
- the tmem150b gene encoding modulator of macroautophagy TMEM150B, translating to MWLWALLPISLAVFGTVGVWTVFAVAVRNGSVNLTEGVPYISVCGSYTPQSCLFSQICNIISFLALWIVLIRFKHVRDNGNHGKANTASIVLGLISSVGLSILGNFQESVLLSIHLLGAYLAFYLGLAYFWVQLFLTYRAPPSQDRCWVTPARATCCTLCTILVILMTSLGITGFHSGAAVCEWAMVMLFFGLFSLFATEFRHINCQLTVRESAIRNDYSSSSTEIHDHVANALS from the exons ATGTGGCTGTGGGCACTGCTCCCCATCTCCCTGGCGGTCTTTGGCACCGTGGGCGTTTGGACTGT GTTTGCTGTAGCTGTAAGAAATGGATCAGTCAACCTCACAGAAGGAGTCCCTTACATCAG TGTGTGTGGCTCTTACACCCCTCAGAGCTGTCTCTTCTCCCAGATCTGCAACATCATCTCCTTTCTAG cCCTGTGGATTGTGCTGATCCGTTTCAAGCACGTTAGGGACAATGGTAACCACGGAAAGGCTAACACAGCCAGCATTGTTTTGGGTTTGATCTCCTCTGTAGGACTCTCCATTCTTGGCAACTTCCAG GAATCAGTCTTGTTGAGTATTCACCTACTGGGAGCGTACCTGGCTTTCTACCTTGGCCTGGCCTACTTCTGGGTCCAGCTGTTTCTAACCTACAGAGCTCCGCCGTCTCAGGACCGATGCTGGGTCACTCCTGCCAGGGCCACCTGCTGCACCCTCTGCACCATCCTGGTCATCCTTA TGACCAGTCTCGGCATCACAGGCTTTCACTCTGGGGctgctgtgtgtgaatgggCCATGGTCATGTTGTTCTTCGGCCTGTTTAGCCTTTTTGCAACTGAGTTCAGACACATCAACTGCCAGCTCACTGTACGGGAATCAGCTATTAGAAATGACTACAGCTCCTCTTCAACAGAAATCCATGATCATGTCGCAAATGCACTTAGCTGA
- the adsl gene encoding adenylosuccinate lyase, with the protein MEGADEFMKYRSPLVSRYASKEMAYNFSDRKKFTTWRKLWIYLAKAEKALGLPITDAQILEMESHELDIDFAMAAEEERKLRHDVMAHVHTFAHCCPTAAPIIHLGATSCYVGDNTDLIMLRDGFDLLLPKLARVIDRLANFAEKYADLPTLGFTHYQPAQLTTVGKRACLWLQDLAMDMRNLQRARDDLRFRGVKGTTGTQASFLQLFQGDHDKVEELDRMVTEMAGFKKAYLVTGQTYSRKVDVDCVASLASLGATVHKLCTDIRLLANLKEIEEPFEKEQIGSSAMPYKRNPMRAERCCSLARHLVALMADPLQTASVQWLERTLDDSANRRISLPESFLTADIILSTLQNITEGLVVYPKVIERHIRHELPFMATENIIMAMVKAGGNRQDCHEKIRVLSQEAAAVVKQEGGDNDLLARVQRDPYFAPILGQLDAVLDPKTFIGRAPQQVARFLSEEVRPLLEPYKAKMDVKIELEL; encoded by the exons ATGGAGGGAGCCGACGAGTTCATGAAGTACCGTTCCCCGCTGGTGTCGAGGTATGCCAGCAAGGAGATGGCGTACAACTTCAGTGACAGGAAGAAATTTACAACCTGGAGAAAGCTGTGGATTTACCTGGCTAAGGCTGAGAAG GCTTTGGGTCTGCCCATCACGGACGCCCAGATTCTAGAGATGGAGAGCCATGAGCTGGACATTGACTTCGCCATGGCGGCCGAGGAGGAGCGGAAGCTCAGGCACGACGTCATGGCCCACGTCCACACCTTCGCACACTGCTGCCCCACTGCTGCTCCCATCATCCACCTCGGTGCCACCTCCTGCTACGTGGGAGACAATACT gATCTGATTATGTTGCGTGACGGATTCGACCTTCTCTTGCCTAAG CTGGCCAGAGTCATTGACAGGCTGGCAAACTTTGCAGAGAAATACGCTGACCTTCCCACGCTCGGCTTCACACACTACCA GCCTGCCCAGTTGACCACGGTAGGAAAGCGAGCGTGTCTGTGGCTGCAGGACTTGGCCATGGACATGCGGAACCTGCAGCGAGCCCGCGATGATCTGCGTTTCCGGGGGGTTAAGGGCACCACAGGCACCCAGGCCAGCTTCCTGCAGCTCTTTCAGGGGGACCATGATAAG GTGGAAGAGCTTGACAGAATGGTGACAGAGATGGCTGGCTTCAAAAA AGCCTACCTGGTAACTGGACAGACATACAGCCGTAAGGTGGACGTAGACTGTGTGGCCAGCCTGGCCAGTTTGGGAGCCACTGTTCACAAG CTCTGTACAGACATCCGCCTGCTCGCCAACCTGAAGGAGATTGAGGAGCCTTTTGAGAAAGAGCAGATTG GTTCCAGTGCCATGCCCTACAAGAGGAACCCGATGCGCGCAGAGCGTTGCTGCAGCTTGGCCCGACATCTGGTGGCGCTGATGGCCGACCCGCTGCAGACGGCGTCCGTCCAGTGGCTGGAGAGGACGCTGGACGACAGCGCCAACAG GAGGATCTCCCTGCCTGAGTCCTTCCTGACAGCTGACATCATCCTCAGCACTCTGCAGAACATCACAGAGGGTCTGGTGGTCTACCCTAAAGTCATCGAGAGACACATCCGCCATGAGCTGCCCTTCATGGCCACAGAGAACATCATTATGGCCATGGTGAAGGCCGGAGGAAACAGACAG GACTGCCACGAGAAGATTCGTGTTCTGTCCCAGGAGGCAGCCGCTGTGGTCAAACAGGAGGGTGGGGATAACGACCTGCTGGCCAGAGTCCAGCGAGACCCCTACTTCGCCCCCATTCTGGGGCAGCTGGACGCCGTACTGGACCCTAAGACCTTTATCGGCCGTGCTCCCCAGCAG GTGGCCAGGTTCCTGTCTGAGGAGGTCCGCCCCCTACTGGAGCCTTACAAGGCTAAGATGGATGTCAAGATCGAGCTTGAGCTCTGA
- the si:dkey-110g7.8 gene encoding GTPase IMAP family member 8 → MAAVSSASDTGDPRGRHPPERRLLILGGPQSGKTSTANSILGDEVFDIGTETTHSNVGQTEIYGRRVTVVDTPPWAIPSDPEDNAEADNDDNAGAELDNPSRAPQSLDSEGPCMGAILCPPGPHAILLVVSVTQPFGDTERRAAEEQLGALGGGTWRYSMVVFTGVDKLPKEVFIEEHIANTGESLQWLVERCGSRYHAFDNTRKDTEDNTQVPELMEKVEEMITDNQGWYFEVNELILLEEEQARRALEEERMRMEEHARQRDQMIGGPPRELRLLLLGWKGVGKSSVGNSILGRRYFESGQETELCLRRQALVSGRRITIVDTPGWDWFSVRRTPKRIRQESQRGAALLRPGPHTLLLVLPVVSSLTARKRRTLLAHIETLFGDSACLHTMVLFSCGDWLGRTPIEEHILRGGRELQRLLEYCGNYYHVLDSKIPGKDRSVSVLLDKMEEMIRENGDKAFLPIQTEWLSEESSYSSDNTEPEDDCRGCQLQ, encoded by the exons ATGGCTGCTGTGTCCTCTGCCTCTGACACTG GGGACCCCAGGGGTCGACACCCCCCTGAGCGCAGACTGCTGATCCTGGGGGGACCACAGTCTGGTAAGACCTCCACCGCTAACAGCATCCTGGGGGATGAGGTCTTCGACATTGGGACAGAGACTACTCACAGCAACGTTGGCCAGACGGAGATATACGGCCGACGGGTCACTGTGGTGGACACCCCGCCGTGGGCCATCCCCAGTGACCCAGAGGACAACGCCGAAGCTGACAACGACGACAATGCCGGCGCCGAGTTGGACAACCCGTCACGGGCCCCGCAGAGCCTGGACAGCGAGGGGCCGTGCATGGGGGCCATTCTCTGCCCTCCTGGACCCCACGCCATCCTGCTGGTGGTGTCGGTCACCCAGCCCTTCGGTGACACGGAGAGGAGGGCCGCAGAGGAGCAGCTGGGGGCCCTGGGCGGAGGGACCTGGAGGTACTCCATGGTGGTCTTTACGGGGGTGGACAAGCTGCCCAAAGAGGTCTTCATTGAGGAGCACATAGCGAACACTGGAGAGTCCCTGCAGTGGCTGGTGGAGAGATGTGGAAGCAG GTACCACGCCTTCGATAACACTCGGAAAGACACAGAAGACAACACACAGGTCCCCGAGCTGATGGAAAAGGTGGAGGAAATGATCACTGACAACCAAG GCTGGTACTTTGAGGTGAATGAGTTGATTTTACTGGAGGAGGAGCAAGCCAGGAGAGctctggaggaggagaggatgaggATGGAGGAGCACGCTAGACAGAGGGACCAGATGATTGGAGGACCTCCCagag AGTTGAGACTGCTCTTGTTAGGCTGGAAGGGTGTCGGAAAGAGCTCGGTGGGGAACTCCATCCTAGGCCGTCGCTACTTTGAATCGGGCCAGGAGACGGAGCTGTGCCTCAGGAGGCAGGCGCTCGTATCCGGCCGTCGGATCACAATTGTCGACACCCCTGGCTGGGATTGGTTCTCGGTGCGGCGGACCCCGAAGCGCATCCGCCAAGAGTCCCAGCGCGGGGCCGCCCTCCTGCGACCTGGACCCCACACCCTGCTACTGGTCCTCCCCGTCGTCTCGTCCCTCACCGCCAGGAAGAGGCGGACACTCCTGGCTCACATAGAGACTCTGTTTGGTGACAGTGCGTGCCTCCACACCATGGTGCTGTTCAGCTGTGGTGATTGGCTGGGCCGCACGCCCATCGAGGAGCACATTCTTCGGGGTGGGAGGGAGCTGCAAAGACTACTCGAATACTGTGGGAACTATTACCACGTCCTGGACAGTAAGATACCTGGCAAGGACAGGAGTGTGTCAGTCCTACTGGATAAGATGGAGGAGATGATCAGAGAGAACGGTGACAAGGCTTTCCTCCCCATACAGACAGAGTGGT TGAGCGAGGAGAGCTCTTACTCTTCTGACAACACCGAGCCGGAGGATGACTGTCGAGGATGCCAGCTACAGTGA